From the genome of Erinaceus europaeus chromosome 1, mEriEur2.1, whole genome shotgun sequence:
AATATGAGACACCATAGAAGTTGGTGCAGGGATATTAACAGGTTCAAGTTAATTTGAGCAAAGGCACAGTGAGTTGGATTAAAAATCCTGGTtctttgatctacttggtctagtacagctatatacaagatactgggtactgtacagcaaaccctaacaaaaggacttttcaaagttaacccaattaccaaataatgtgatgataacattaactattgattgtctttttgaaccctaagacagcaggaacctcacatctccactatagagcctctacttcccccagtcctggaacccttggatagggcccactttcccatatgcctctcccaatccatatcaaataatattgcatctgccgatcacaacctaaccaatgcaacgattgccacctcaacatgcttcacttcagactgtgtccagagactttacgtgtggaatgacaacccttcaacttcattactcgggtgagacctttcctttcatagtatactctaatttcatctcaggtggttcactttctaacaaagtcccaaaacctagatatacaccagtttctgttagagagagcatatgttcacacgtatccgtaaactactacaaaatatatgcctgaaagcagaagtacactagagtttgcagtgagtacccccctaacatttcctctccactattccaagctttgggtccatgactgctcaacaatttgtttggcttcatatgttaactctcttttcagtcaccaggttccagatgtcatcaggatgccagccaggcttccctagactgaagaccacactaatgtgtcctggagttccgcttccccagggacccaccctactagggaaagagagaggcagagtgggagtatggaccaaccagtcaatgcccatgttcagcggggaagcaattacagaagccagaccttctaccttctgcaacccacaatgaccctgggtccatgcttccagagggatagagaatgggaaagctatcaggggaggggatgggagatggagattgggtggtgggaattgtgtggaattgtacccctcctaccctatggttttgttaattaatcctttcttaaataaaaaataaaataaaaatcctgatTCTGTGGTTTTAAGGAGAGTTAGGGAGAGACTAGAGCAAGGATATAGTAAGGGTAGAAGCATTGCCAAGGTCAATAGACAGAACTGGCTGCAACTATCTCTGCCATTTAGTGGAATAACAGCATTATGATCTTGAAAAGTAGTTAACCTTGTTGGACTTCTTTTCCCTCCTTTGCAAAATGGATAAAACATGTCAGCCTCCTATTGTAAAGTGATTAGTGTAGAGTCACAGAGTATGTGTTCAAGAAAGGGTGACTGACACAGAACCTGTTATTCAGTCCCAATTTCTAGTCTTAGGATGGGAACTCTTAACCTTTAGGTTACTGAGCTCCAATGACAGGAATACTTAAGAGACTAGTCATAGTGGATAATGAACCAAAGAGAAATATGACACTTCCCTGGCCTCTCACTCACTCTTCCTAGGTGCTGCCACTAGAGGGCATGGGCATCACTGCCTGCCCCTATTGGTTTGTTCAGATGTGATATACAAGAAAAAGGACTCTTTCTAGGGATAAGCAGTGGAACAAAGCATCCCAAGAGACATTTGTAGAGCAGTGAATGGCGGACTGTATTTGTATGTGCTTCGGGTAAGACCACAGATACTCTGCTTAGCTGTAAAACTGACCCTCTAGAACATGATACTTTCCATAAGGGAATTACGTGGGGTTAACTTGGAGTTGACTGGGGGACCCATACTGAATGAGATAAGGACTCCTTATCTTATTAGAAACAAGATCTGAGGATCACTCACTGGCCCCCTAGAACTTTGGGAATGAAAATTAGCTCATCCTTATACAAACAGATTAAAATTCAAAAGTTTACAGAGATGAAGCACCACTATCCTGATATGTGGGACACCAAAAGTGTTctcagtggggggttgtattgttatgtggaaaacagggaaatagtatgcatgtaaaaactattgtatttactgttgactataaaacattaatcccccaataaagaaataaaaaaaaagtgttctcagTAGGCAATGAGTCGAAGAGCCTTCTTTGGATTCCACCTCATCCTAACTTCAAAATATGCACTCATCTGATCAACAAAACTTGATGGAAAGGGAAAACAGCATATAAAAAACACTGTTGCTGGGGCCAGatgctagcacagtgggttaagcacagaagtGCAagaatgggcataaggatcccagttcgggcccctgactcctcacctgcggcgggggtggggggtgggtttctgcttcatgggtggtgaagcaggtttgcaggcatctttctctccccctctctgtcttctcctcctctctcgatttctctctttcctatccaataacaataacaacaaaggcaagaaaaaatggggaaaaatagcctccaggagcaaaaaacaaaacaaagaaaaaaaaaacaaccccaaaACCACAAACCACTGTTGCTCAGTCATTATCATTGTAACAGGAGAGAGGTCTGTTCCTTTTAATATTCCATGCTAACTACTtaacaaaaataatttagatATGATTCCATAACTCAACACTGCTCTACTACTCATTATTCTTAAAAATCTCAATTTCAGAAAATATCAGATGCTTTCCTAGTTCCTTGCTTTTGACGGTATTATATTGTTTTGTCGCTTTATAAAATATTCTTCTTCCACTGGACTCAAAAGGTTATTTCCCTGATTCTCACCTCTATTCTCACAGTACTTACCCTTAATAGAACACTTTTTCATGGTACTGTATGGTATATTTTTGTCTCTCCTTATTGTTCAATTGAACTTCTCATATTCTTCATTTCCAGTCTTGACAAGAAACTTATCATATATCAAAAGCAATGTACCTCATTGAAATCAATtctctttataaaatatatttccctTTATTAGAAACTAAATCTGCTTCTCTGATATATGTATCTATTGACTCTCCCTCTACCAACCCAGTTGCCTAAAATTCCTCTGAATATTGTCTGATTATGGATCCTCCTTCCACAATTAGGAATTGATCTTAAATACAAATATCCTAAGAATAAGAAACACATAGATAATTCATTCAATAGTATAAGTGACTGATAAAGAATTTTTCCATGGAAACAATATATTATTAATGAGAACCCAAGAGTGTGGTTAGGAATGCCAAAGACACCAGATATTTCTGATGTAATAGAGGGATCACTGGGATTAGAAGTGAAAAATGGGCctagtattatttattattttttttctgggctttgattttcttatttagaaaagaaataattaGTGTAATGAATAGTTACACTTAGTATAATGGTCACAGAATTTTATATAGACGTAACCTTGCTTGTTTGGGTTGTCTCAAGTCTTtttgatgagattttttttttcttttcttttgttgccacCAAAGTTACTATTGTAGCTTGGTCTACTGTTCCTCTTGGCCAAtccctcctcctcatctttttctttcttttgcttaacaggacagaaagaaattgagagggacgagggaaataaaaagagagactcCTGGTTATGAAGTTTCAGGtgggaacttggggcttgaacccaggtccttgtacactataacgtTATGCTCTTTACTAGGCATGCTACTAACCAGCCCCCTCAAATCTTGGCTCTGGTTtagcactttcttttctttctttctttcctttttttttttttttttttttttttgcctccaggggctcagtgcctgcattaggaaCACTGATCTTGAAGGtcatctttccccttttgttgctcttgttgttttatcagtgTTGTTATTACCATTGCTGTTGTGTTGCTgtctgataaaacagagagaaattgagagaggagaggaagacagagtaggggagagggggacagagagggagaggaaactgcttcaccccttgtgaagcgatcactctgcaagtggggagctgggggcttgaaccaggatcattaactggtccttgtgcttctgccgtgtgtgcttaacccgctgtgctagtgcCTGGCCCCCTGGTTTAACACTTTCTTAACTCTGGGTGGACAAAAAGTCACATTTGTCTCAAAAAGCTTTAGACTCTTGGGAGACTGGGTTGGAGTCCTTTAAGCCAAAGATTCCATGACTTACACCACCCACCATCAGATCAGCTCATGAGCCTTTTATTCCTACCTGATTTGAACCTTCTTCTTCCTTGTCCTGAAGTCTTAATTCACCAGGACAACTTAAGGTATCTATAGTATAAATATTTTCAGGTAACACATTTAGTGCAGGTAACACattttattatgattttattatatattctCTTTTCCTGGAGTTTTACAAGTTAAGACTGTATAATAACCAACTCTTCATTTGTCCTAAGTTCCATACTACAGAATACAGAACCAGGTCATATTACAATTGCTTGATGCATATGCTTCAATGATTCAATAAATACTTTACAAAAATaatgtagtttttttcttttcttaaaacataaaaaaattaggattttctagatttgagcccctttcccctctttttatatatatttactgataATATGCTGGTGGAGAAAAACATTGTTTAGAATTGTTTAGatggcattaaaataaaaatagatgaaatGAGGTCTATGctcctttcttattttgttttatttttttggaaagTGCTATTCCCTGTTTTTATGTTTGGCGGTCCTGCAGCATTCTGAACCAACTAAGACAGGAACAGAAATTCTGCTATTCTGGGAGCATTTTAGTAGAATCAAAGCATTATGTTAACAATGACCTTTTATTTTAGGTCCTATTTAAAATCATGTCTCAGATTTGCCCCTAAAATGTCCATTTTCTTCCCTTTACCCACTCTGAAGCAAGAGCATTTCAGAAGCCGAGACTTCAGCAAATTGCCTCATGACCTCATGATTAAAGATTTGATGGGTATTTTCTTGTTTTGATACATTTTTtggtgagatttaaaaaaaaaatttccaaatcattaTAAAAATTCCCTTTCTCTTCCAATTCCCTAAGCCCCTTTTTGAACTCTCATAGAAGTGATTAAATAGCTTCCCCATGACAACTCCAGAGAAAAGGTTACATTTAAGTCACATTCGTATTAAATAAGTTATATATAAAAATTGCTTATAACGTTtacaacttctgtctctgtccttcttgcTTTGCTATGGAACACTGGATTGGGGTGTGAACTGAATCACCCACTATGCTTCTAGACTTTTAGTCCTCATCATTCTTTTGACCTATAGGAGGACTTCCAAAGAGGTCTGTAGGCATTGGGAAAGGCAAGGGTGGCTTCAAATGGCAATCACCTGGGCCTGAAGCACACCTTACATGTGGTTTATGAAAAATACTCAtgtggtatatacacatatacatggaTGTGGGTTAGAGTGACTCTGCCCCAGGTGGCAGATCAGTGCAGTGCTTTTGTATCCAGGCACCAGAGGTGGTGGGTGTCTCTTTAGTACTCTCTCGCTTCTTGGAATTGTTTGATGTAATCTTCATCTGAGGGGCTCTCCGTGCATTTCTGTCCATTGTTGGGAGGCCGGGCCTCATTATATCTGCTCCAGTCTCCTTTGCAGATAATCCAGGGCAGAATGTCCACTTTGTAGTGGAGTTCCGCTGAGAACTCCGTGCTGATGAGGTTGGGTGTCCCAGCCCCTTTGCCTCTGGTGATGAGCTGCATGTTGTCGCCATAGCAACAGTGTTGGGCTGCCAGTGTGGTGCTCTCCAGGGACAGCATGGACCGAATACAGTATCGGGCTGTTGGCTTATAGATCTCCAGTTTCTCCTTGGGCCCACTGGCGTCCTTCCAGCGGAAGTCCTTGCGCTTGACACGGTCAAAGATGTCTGCCGTGCTGTAGGCCACCTCTGTGGGGTAGGAGCAGGGGCAGCTGGGGAGGTCGTTGACCACCTTGTGCATGTACTTTTTCAAGAATTCGCTTTTGCAGCTCATCCATCTCTCACAGCTGTCTGTGTCTGCAAAAGGCCATATATAAGCCCTCTAATCACATGTGATAAAGGCAACAGGATGACTCTGAGGTCAGttcctcccttcccagagtcaaCCCTTGCAGTACTCTGGAACTGACAAGCCATGGATGGCCATGCTCACCTCACATAAACTTGGGAACCTCATTCAAGACATAGTCAAAAGCATTTATACTCTGAAAACTTTTCAGACACATAGAAAAGCAGACAATATACTTATGCAACAACAACTAAGTCTATACATGGCACTTCATAAACTTCAGTGAATCTTTTACGCTTTAGCTTTTGGGGAAATACATATTATTGCCCCAACATTTTAGTAGGCATATGTGAAAAagtctattttactggatagagatagccagaaattgagaggcagggggagatagagagggaagaagatagacagacacctgtagcactgcttcaccacttgtgaagctttcctcctgtaggtgggtgggcctgggcttgaactcaggtccttgagcattttaagatgtgcactcaaccaggtgcatcaccacccagcccccaacaaagAATTTTCAAACTGCTTCCAGGTGGCCTAATGAGGCAAAAGtaaagaagttaagaaagaacatAAAAAGAAGTAGGATAGACAAAGACTTAggattctgtaatataaaatcaATATCCAGAAACacacaaaactttatttatttattttaatatggtaCTGGGGAATGAATCAAAGACCTCGCCAGTGTATGATAACATTGAGCTAGTTCTCTGGACTGGCTTCTTAATTCTGTTTACacagagagatgggggggtgTTATATGGAGAAAGATTAGAGAGAGGTAGAAACACTAAAGTACTACTCTATCATAGGAGTTTGCATGGTgccaggtctcaaacctgggGATTCACACAAGGTAAGACACGTGCTTTAGCTGCTGAACTATCTCTTGGCTCCAATAAGAAACTGAAGCTTCATGAACACACGATTTTATCACTCTGGGCTACATTTTTATTCagacagggacagaaagggagagacaccatagcggTGGAGTTTCCTGTGGTGCCATAGCAGCGTCCCCCATGtgttgctagggcttgaacctacctgctgagctatccaTATGGTcctattaaaatgtttttaaagagccAATCTCCACCTTGCACTTACCTGCTCATGATATCTAGCCTAGTACTTTCTAGCAGTTGAACGCTAGTGTGTAAGAAAGTTTGCAAAAATACTATGTGGTGGAGGAGAAAGTCCTTTCCCTTTGTTAGAGACCTGAGgccatctttttgtttctttgtttgtttgttttatcaggaACACTTTGTGAAGACTGTGAGAAGAGAGTCTATGTGACTTGATATGTGCTATGAACTGATTCTGTGCTAAGGAAGGAGTGGTCTGTATGTGGCTGTGAGGCTATGAGGCTCACAGGGCAGGCATAGAAGAAACTGTTAGCTCATTCTGGTCCAAGGGACAGAAAATTGTTGTCTCTTGCTTGGAATATGCTCAGTGAGGGAGGGatatgctgggaaaattggaccccatcagaggaaaataaaacatttaaatgaaTCCAGTACAGTGTTGCAAAAGCAAAAGGAATCTTCAAATCACTAAGTCACTATgtggatgaaagagaaagaaaaatcttctTACCAACTTCAAACAGTTTGGTGGCATTGAACTCTTCACTTCCCGCAAGCAGACTCACTTCAGTGGCAGCTGTCCTGAAGGTGTCTTCAATTCCTAAACACAGACAGGAGCTTATTTTTCCCTAGCTATATGGAAAAAGTTACCCctttccccccaattaaaaaaaaaaatacacctgaACAAAGCTTTTTTTGTATTCATGACTACTCAAGGGCAGAATCTTGCCAACAGAGGAAACTGTAAAAAGCACATAGCGGAGCATAAAATATATTAGAACCCCAGATACCTTTGCAGCACGAAATCAGATGCAAATGTGCAGAATAGGTCCTAAGGATGCCATTCACTAGGCTCAAAGATGGACTTTTGGGCAATAGGGGATACATGTCAGGATGATATCTGTCtgttggtatcagagtgatacatGAGACTGGAGACAGTTCAGTATAATGGTTAATATCACACTTTGGGACTGACTTACTGGTTCATGTCATGGCTCTTAACCCTTGTGTGACTCAATTGTCACATGTGTGAAATGGGAGAACTAAGTGACCTACCTCATAGAGTTGAGTGAATTTAATGTTATATGTAAAGAAAATACCTAGAACAGTAAATGGCAAGTGCCAAGCTTATTTTTCCCCTGAAGATTTGCTCAACTCATTTTGAGGAAGAGGCAATTCATAGCTAGAGACCAAGTATCTCAAACATATCCTAATACTATACCAAAAAGAATAAGCTGGGCTTGTCAATACTTGTTCTGAGAAACTGAAATCAAGTGGCCTCAAACTTTCTCAAATTTCCCTCCAGTTCCCAAaatacctcccccttcccacacACCTACTAGGCTTCCATTACAAACAAGAATCTTGGGCACTCTAAGGCACTCAAAAGAGGTGGGAGTGGTAGAAAGTGGACTATTCATTGGGGAACCTGGGCTGCCCTGTAAGGCATGATTTTATTTTAAGGGACTCTGATTTTATGTGAGGTGCCTAAACTTACTTGTAAGTTGGCTTAAGGTCAAAACTTTTATAGTGTAATCACCACCAGGGACACTGCTGCTTCATATTTTTTTCTAGTAAGGCTGagaatcaacaataacaataacaacaacaacaaataaaagaaaggaaggaaggaagaagattaTGCAAAAGGAAATTCCTGAAAAAGATGAAAGATAAATTTAGGAACAAAAAGGTAGAAAGGATGGAAGTAGGACAAGGTAAGTTGAGAAGATGTTTGAGCTGAGCTGTTGGTCACAGTGCTCTCAGCAGTGAAAGAaagtattcaaaaaaaaaaaaagtgacagaagaatctttccctagtaaggtgaagTCTGTTAGCTTGCCAGATGGCTAGACTTGGGCCTGAATACTAGCTCTGGTAGAGAAAACAATAGGCAAATTTCATGCACTGACTTCAAATGCTATTTACATCCATGTGTAGTGATGAGCCCAATACCTTTTCTGTTGGAGATAGGTTTAATGGGCTCACATTGTCTGGATTCAAATTCCAGATTGGTCACTTGTTGCCCATGTGATCCTTCAGTTTCCAAAGTGTCATATAAGggttaggggagatagcataatgatgatgcaaaacaaacaaacaaacaaaaaactttcatgcctgaagcttctaagtcccagtttcagttctCCTgccctaccataaaccagagctgagcagtgctctggcaaaaaacaaaaacaaaaacaaaacagcaacaaaaactccACCTATTTCATGATGCTattatgagaattaaatgaaataatctaTGTAAAGACCTTACAATTTACCTGAtacataattattaaaaaatcctATACTTCATTATGTTCTCTATTACTGCCTCTTCATCTTTGTTCTCccgattttcatttttcttttgcttcaatTGCTGTTTTCAGTAGCattttcatcttttcttcctttataattttgtctcattctcttttccttttatttttattattcattgttTATTCCTACCCACCCAATTGCCATTATGTCAGACTTTCAACTCAGCTCTACTGTAGCAAGCATGGGAAAGACTGGGAAAAGCATCTTTATGGTTTTTCCACTTTTTGAAATTCATCTGCATGGCTAACAGGGAACCAGagtttcctgtttttattttttatagctttattaattttattattaaataggatAAGATTTAAACATTTCCACCTGCACTTTTACTTCTATTAAAAACATAGCTGTCACCTGGGATAACTCAATTTAGCAGTTTATGGTAAGATAGAAACTAATCTAAAAAGAGCTCATACTCTCAGATTTCTTAAAGAGGAAAAGTATGAAATAGGCAATATGTTCATGCTTATACAAGCAACCCTGGCATTTTTCTCCAAGTTGAAACCTTTTGGTATTTGTATATTGGAATGttatatgaatttaaaaaattgaagtaaTATTGGTTTATATCACTTTCAGGTGTACAGCTCTTTAAAGTTAACATCTGCATGTATTACATATTTTTACCACAAGAACTCTATCACCATataactgttattatttttttaaccaactATATCCATACCCTACCACTTTTCCTCTATGGTAAttactattttgttctttttcttctaagtttGTTTCATATTTATCTTGTCTATTTACcacatgtgagtgagatcatatggtatttgtttttcttcacTCATCATAATGCCTCTAGTTtcatctatattattattattattataggatttcatattttataatacctgaataatatttcattgtgttatATATCACATTTTCCTCTGTTCCCTCATCTGCAAATAGCTTTAGATTTAAGTTGCTTCTAGCTTCTGGTAACTGTAATAATTCTGCAGAACTACCACTTCGGCCTCATTTTCTACATGTGGTCCTTTGCCGATTTACACCTTCTCTCTCACCTTAGAAAATCCTTTACTCATCAACTTTATTTTCGTTGTTGTTCCAAATATTGGCTTTATAGATTGGAGAATGGAACTTCTAACAGTAAATAAGAGTCTGAGGGTATAGAGATCGTTTTCTGTCTCTAAGTCTCTTTTAGATGTAGCCACTGAATGTGTAGCTTTTTGGAAGAGCCTAAGGTAATATtttagtgggagtcaggtggtagcacagtgggctaagcgcatgtggcgcaaagcacaaggaccatcttatagatccgggttcgagcccctggctccctacctgcaggggagtcgcttcacaggcggtgaaggagttctacaggtatctatcttactctctctctctctctgtctttccctcctctctccatttctctctgtcctatctaacaatgatgacatcaacaacaaaaataaaaaaacaagggcaacaaaagggaaaataaatacaacatataaaaatattttgggctggtattatttttttaaatatttatttattctcttttgttgcccttgttttttattgttgcagttattattgatgttattgttactgatgtcattgttgttggataggatagagagaaatggagagaggaggggaagacagagaggaggagagaaatatagacacctgcagacctgtttcattgcctgtgaagcgactcccctgcaggtggggaggcaggggctcgaaccgggatccttatgccggtccttgtattttgtgccacctgcgcttaacccgctgagctaccacccaactcccttgggCTGGTATTCTACCTGGCAGTGGGGACCACATAGTAAATGTAAAACTACACACCAGAAATTGATAAGTTTCTTTCTGGGGTGTGGGTCAGCAAATTCTCAGAGTATATATTATGCTTTTGGGCAATATGTGATGCTGGTGGCATGTTATTCCTTAttctcttcatcttctttttaataaagaaatgtaCAGGTCACACAAATACAGGCCATTGTCTAATACCACTGCTCTATTCAGAATTCTGTTTTACTGCTAGTATGGCCAGTCACTGACTGTTTTTTAAAACACTGACAATGCAGCTTAAATAAATGTCAGGTTGCCCCAGTATATTGTCACGGGAGCCCTCaacaagtctcaggcatgaccgACAAGGCtcactgtggatttttttttttttgtctgcgcTATCAAGCCCCTAACCTTAGTTTCCATATCAGATTGTGAATGTCTGTAACCATGTGTCTGTTCATTGCACAACAAATCCCACATCAAAGACCCAAATTGACTAGAGTTCTTCCTTTAAATTAAGTAACTATTCTGTGGCATTATCTCCCAGGTGATGAGGCGATTGTAATTGTGT
Proteins encoded in this window:
- the ISM1 gene encoding isthmin-1 isoform X2; translation: MSCKSEFLKKYMHKVVNDLPSCPCSYPTEVAYSTADIFDRVKRKDFRWKDASGPKEKLEIYKPTARYCIRSMLSLESTTLAAQHCCYGDNMQLITRGKGAGTPNLISTEFSAELHYKVDILPWIICKGDWSRYNEARPPNNGQKCTESPSDEDYIKQFQEAREY